The following are encoded together in the Nymphaea colorata isolate Beijing-Zhang1983 chromosome 14, ASM883128v2, whole genome shotgun sequence genome:
- the LOC116267731 gene encoding uncharacterized protein LOC116267731, whose translation MVMVYIAYGAIVGNIVLRLKDKQLAARLALKYLHRWELNAAMDVLTMCICHLPQGDPLRSEAILARQALQRYSHILCADDRYNSWQEVEADCKEDPEGLALRLAGKGAVSAALEVVESANLTIDLWRELRGRQLVELLTADPVSGGGPVEASRFLSSFHEANDALPVAMGAMQQLPNLRSKQLLVYLHVFVYNFFH comes from the exons ATGGTTATGGTATACATAGCGTATGGAGCAATAGTTGGCAATATTGTTTTGAGATTGAAAGATAAGCAACTGGCCGCCAGACTTGCTCTCAA ATATCTTCATAGATGGGAGCTTAATGCTGCGATGGATGTTCTCACCATGTGCATTTGCCATCTGCCGCAGGGTGATCCTCTTAGGAGTGAG GCCATCCTAGCACGACAAGCTTTGCAGAGATATAGTCACATACTGTGTGCAGATGACAGATATAACAGCTGGCAGGAG GTTGAAGCTGATTGCAAGGAAGATCCTGAAGGTCTTGCTTTGAGATTGGCTGGCAAGGGTGCTGTTTCTGCAGCCTTAGAAGTAGTTGAAAGTGCCAATTTAACTATAGATTTGTGGAGAGAGTTGCGGGGCAGGCAACTTGTTGAGCTGCTTACTGCTGATCCTGTCAGTGGTGGCGGTCCGGTAGAGGCTTCAAGATTCCTTTCATCATTCCATGAAGCTAATGATGCTCTGCCAGTTGCTATGGGTGCCATGCAACAACTTCCTAACTTGCGGTCAAAGCAACTTCTTGTATATCTCCATGTCTTTGTCTATAATTTCTTCCATTGA
- the LOC116267794 gene encoding uncharacterized protein LOC116267794, translating to MCKQLDSTSQIMKEFPSLRDNNLILAHAAKAIAVNMNPPVSEQRAPMVVPRTKQKTQTGMPAKLNFSHSLSNLQKEARREFSWTPRDSGTKTNWKEPYRKRKSLGLSPSANTYWEAMANIQEDRSSVNALDGQERFPSIATSERWVLTEPNHSFLVVHNDGEDDLHANITIAGSSFQQVKQLKQHGKLKVILPVVGSEVSKAILNAGNGECVLQRKQSLNNIFQDLPLNASLVTPTYGAYFLAFAVLTVGGTYLCCKLRRQRQRHGGVRYQELEMGLP from the exons ATGTGTAAACAGTTAGATTCTACTTCTCAG ATCATGAAAGAGTTTCCTTCACTTAGGGACAACAATCTGATTCTTGCACATGCGGCTAAAGCCATTGCCGTTAACATGAATCCTCCTGTTAGCGAACAACGTGCCCCTATGGTGGTTCCCAGAACAAAGCAGAAAACACAAACGGGCATGCCtgcaaaattaaattttagtCACAGCCTCAGCAACTTGCAGAAAGAAGCTCGCCGTGAATTTTCATGGACACCTCGTGATAGTGGTACTAAGACTAATTGGAAGGAACCATATCGTAAGCGGAAAAGCTTAGGATTGTCTCCATCTGCAAATACTTATTGGGAAGCAATGGCCAATATTCAAGAGGATCGTAGTTCGGTTAATGCACTTGATGGACAAGAAAGGTTTCCCTCTATTGCTACTTCTGAAAGATGGGTACTCACAg AACCCAATCATTCATTTCTTGTGGTTCACAATGATGGGGAGGATGATCTACATGCCAATATCACCATTGCAGGTTCTTCTTTTCAGCAAGTGAAGCAACTTAAGCAACATGGGAAACTGAAG GTTATCTTGCCAGTTGTTGGTTCCGAAGTATCAAAAGCAATTTTGAATGCTGGAAATGGGGAATGTGTACTTCAGAGGAAACAATCATTGAATAACATATTCCAGGACTTGCCCTTAAATGCATCTCTTGTGACACCTACGTATGGTGCATATTTCTTGGCTTTTGCTGTGCTGACAGTTGGTGGAACCTATCTCTGTTGTAAACTTAGAAGACAAAGACAGCGCCATGGTGGTGTTAGATACCAGGAGCTTGAGATGGGTTTGCCATAA